GTGTTGTTTTTTACAACAACGCCATTTATATGGATGCTATTCCAAATTAGACTAAATGGATATAATTTTGGATTAGAGGTTAAAACGGGATTTTTCTTAAGGAGTATACCATGAAATCCAATCTTTTTGTTAAAACGGGCTTGGTGCTTGCCTTTGGGCTTGCAACTAGTGCTTTCGCTCAGACTGAAAGTTTCTGCAGCACCGCTGCACACTCGGGTCAGTCTGTGAAGGTCTCTTCGAACAAGACCGGTCAAATCGGTGATATCGGTTACGAACTTTGGGACGAAAACGGCTATGGTGGTGATGCAACCTTCTATAGCGACGGTTCCATGGAATGTAACATTTCCGGTGCTAAGGACTATCTCTGCCGCGCGGGTCTTTCCCTCGGCAGTAACAAGACCTACGATCAGCTTGATGGTGACATGATTGCCGAATTCAAGCTCATCAAGAACAATGCACAGAATGTGGGTTATTCCTACATCGGTATTTACGGCTGGATGGAAGGCGTTCCCGGAACGGCTAGCCAGTTGGTGGAATACTACGTGATCGACAATACCCTCGCCAATGATATGCCGGGTAGCTGGATTGGTAACGAAAGAAAGGGTACTATTAATGTTGACGGCGGTACCTATACGGTTTATCGTAACACTCGTACGGGTCCGGCTATTAAGAACTCCGGTAACGTCACGTTCTATCAGTATTTCAGCGTGCGTACTTCTCCGCGCGATT
The sequence above is a segment of the uncultured Fibrobacter sp. genome. Coding sequences within it:
- a CDS encoding glycoside hydrolase family 11 protein, encoding MKSNLFVKTGLVLAFGLATSAFAQTESFCSTAAHSGQSVKVSSNKTGQIGDIGYELWDENGYGGDATFYSDGSMECNISGAKDYLCRAGLSLGSNKTYDQLDGDMIAEFKLIKNNAQNVGYSYIGIYGWMEGVPGTASQLVEYYVIDNTLANDMPGSWIGNERKGTINVDGGTYTVYRNTRTGPAIKNSGNVTFYQYFSVRTSPRDCGTINISEHMRQWEKMGLTMGKLYEAKVLGEAGNVNGEVRSGHMDFPHARVYVGSYVPPEPPKPIERKAFGGTPASIPGIVEAENFDEG